A DNA window from Christiangramia salexigens contains the following coding sequences:
- a CDS encoding DUF4960 domain-containing protein, with translation MKSLKNIVRYAAGMLLLLPFFLLNSCSEDDDNFDDVVPDFAQAIIRSFEINGEFAQIEHTSATITMTLPAGTDLSSVTVDLTAPEGTTVTPESGSTIDFSNGPVVFQTMAENGANREYTASIGAYGDPKVLSFAIGENVAEIDEENNTIYIEIGSQDGDIANLAPNFVIADGTSVDVASGVSRNFTNPVTYTVLSNDGFSATEYTVTVEQIEAPKISSFTIGESSGVVDNEENTIYVSVPAGTDLSGLSPVIEVPEGQSVSPASEEEVDFTNPVEYTVTNTEDLTKTYTVTVETQQANPTKYAFLGEQADIASLVDDDAKAAATWMQNTYGEDFEYIQFSEISPQSMAEIKVAMIYYLTPAEDLGYSATPDNVATLLPPSLRPEGAKAQVLKNWVQNGGDMLIAGDANPLIFSLDRVPADFSAPREPGNYVYSEFGCAESAGCVDTGKPADDIWGLGMRPANNSQDRQGHPVFDGLSFENGEYLALQNSATREVRLIWWQHFDGILDPSCCGQDAATTFEQTLSATKFGTLSFIGDAFGYGAVLWNRTDMNTHEMFDDQISTEFKGSIFSIQNTIVGYEWDSNGTVNDYQSNIETFTGNILDYLYNLED, from the coding sequence ATGAAATCACTGAAAAATATAGTAAGGTATGCTGCTGGTATGTTACTCTTATTGCCATTTTTCCTGCTAAACAGCTGTAGTGAAGATGATGATAATTTTGACGATGTAGTGCCAGACTTCGCTCAGGCCATAATAAGATCTTTTGAGATCAATGGAGAATTTGCTCAAATAGAACATACTTCAGCAACCATAACCATGACGTTACCTGCGGGAACTGATCTTTCTTCGGTAACGGTAGACTTAACGGCACCTGAAGGTACCACTGTAACCCCTGAATCAGGTTCGACCATTGATTTTTCGAATGGGCCAGTAGTTTTTCAAACCATGGCTGAAAATGGAGCAAATAGAGAATATACGGCTTCAATTGGCGCTTACGGAGATCCTAAAGTTTTAAGCTTTGCTATAGGGGAAAACGTTGCTGAGATTGATGAAGAAAATAATACCATTTATATTGAAATTGGTAGCCAGGATGGTGATATAGCAAATCTGGCCCCCAATTTTGTAATTGCAGATGGAACTAGTGTGGATGTAGCATCTGGGGTCTCCAGAAATTTCACTAATCCGGTTACTTACACCGTGCTTTCTAATGATGGATTCAGTGCCACGGAATACACTGTAACAGTAGAACAAATAGAAGCTCCAAAAATCAGTTCTTTTACTATTGGAGAGTCTTCCGGAGTTGTCGACAATGAAGAAAATACGATTTACGTATCAGTTCCAGCAGGAACAGACCTCTCTGGTTTAAGTCCGGTTATTGAGGTGCCTGAAGGACAATCTGTAAGCCCCGCTTCAGAAGAAGAGGTGGATTTTACTAATCCTGTAGAATATACTGTAACTAATACAGAAGATCTAACTAAAACGTATACTGTAACTGTGGAGACACAGCAGGCTAATCCTACAAAGTATGCATTTTTAGGGGAACAGGCAGATATTGCCTCATTGGTAGACGATGATGCTAAGGCGGCTGCTACTTGGATGCAGAACACTTACGGAGAGGATTTTGAATATATTCAGTTCAGTGAGATTTCTCCACAATCCATGGCTGAAATTAAGGTGGCCATGATTTATTATCTAACCCCCGCTGAAGATTTAGGTTATAGCGCTACTCCTGATAATGTGGCAACTTTATTACCTCCTAGTTTAAGACCTGAAGGAGCTAAAGCCCAGGTCTTGAAAAATTGGGTACAGAATGGTGGAGATATGTTAATCGCGGGAGATGCTAATCCATTGATTTTCTCATTAGATCGAGTTCCGGCAGACTTTTCCGCACCTAGAGAACCTGGTAATTATGTTTATTCAGAATTCGGTTGTGCCGAATCAGCAGGTTGTGTCGACACAGGAAAACCTGCAGACGATATTTGGGGTCTGGGTATGCGACCAGCTAATAATTCACAGGATAGGCAGGGACACCCAGTATTTGACGGGTTAAGCTTTGAGAATGGCGAATACCTTGCGCTGCAAAATTCTGCTACAAGAGAAGTCCGATTGATCTGGTGGCAACATTTTGATGGAATATTAGATCCAAGTTGTTGCGGACAGGACGCTGCGACGACTTTCGAGCAGACTTTATCTGCAACAAAATTCGGTACACTTAGTTTCATAGGGGATGCCTTTGGATATGGAGCCGTACTTTGGAACAGAACAGATATGAATACCCACGAAATGTTTGACGATCAGATCTCAACAGAGTTCAAAGGTTCTATATTCAGTATCCAAAACACGATCGTTGGATATGAATGGGATTCTAATGGAACTGTAAATGATTACCAATCAAACATCGAAACCTTTACTGGAAACATTTTAGATTACCTGTATAACTTAGAAGACTAA